CGGCGATCTTGGCATCGATCACGGCCTGGAGGGCCTCGCGGTAGCCGTCGGAGAACTTCGTCGGGTCGAAGTCCGCGGCCAGGGTCTCGATCAACGAGCCCGCCATGGCCAGCTCCTGCGAACGGACGTCGACCTCCTCGGCCAGGAAGTCGAAGTCCGGTTCGCGCACCTCGTCCGGCCAGAGCATCGTCTCCAGGACGAACACCTCGTCGCGGACCCGCAGGGTGGCGAGCTGCTCGCGCTGGCGCAGCGCGACCTTCACCAGCGCGACCCGCCCGGAGCCGGCAAGCGCGTCCCGCAGCAGCACGTAGGGCTTCAGACCCGGGCGGTCCGGCTCCAGGTAGTAGCTCTTCGCGAAGTAGATCGGATCGACCTGGTCGAGGGGCACGAACTCCAGCACATCGATCGAGCGGGACGTCGTCAGCGGCAGGCTCGCGAAGTCCTCGTCGGTGAGCACCACCGTCTCACCGTCGGGCAGCTCGTAGCCCTTGGCGATGTCCGCGTACGGAACCTCCTCGCCATCGCTCTCGGCCACCCGGCGATACCGGATTCGCACCCCGTCCGAGCGCCTGACCTGGTGGAACGAAACATCCCGCTCCTGGGTCGCCGAATAGAGCCGGACCGGGATCGACACCAGACCGAAGGAGATCGCACCCTTCCAGATCGAAC
This genomic interval from Parafrankia irregularis contains the following:
- a CDS encoding non-homologous end joining protein Ku codes for the protein MRSIWKGAISFGLVSIPVRLYSATQERDVSFHQVRRSDGVRIRYRRVAESDGEEVPYADIAKGYELPDGETVVLTDEDFASLPLTTSRSIDVLEFVPLDQVDPIYFAKSYYLEPDRPGLKPYVLLRDALAGSGRVALVKVALRQREQLATLRVRDEVFVLETMLWPDEVREPDFDFLAEEVDVRSQELAMAGSLIETLAADFDPTKFSDGYREALQAVIDAKIAGREVVAPATGEAAGAPAGDLMAALRASIEAAREGRGDGGAESGAPARARRTQKSPGAKAGTKSPTGGKATAGTAKPAKVTKVTEGTAKTTTGAKTTTSAKATVGTGRRTRDTAQEDTDRGPTRRSA